CGGCGATCTCCTCGTGAGGCTCGGCGACCAGGTGCTCGGGGCGGCGACCTTCAGCTACAACTGGACCTCGATAGCCGGGGGCACCGGGTACTTCGCCGATGCGACGCCCGAGCTGTTCCGCAACCTGTGGTCCCTCGCCGTCGAGGAGCAGTTCTACGTCCTGTGGCCGCTCGCGCTGCCGCTGTTCCTGCTCATCCCACGGGCCCGCCGGCGCGCCGCGGCGGCCCTCGCCCTCGGGGCGCTGTCGGCCGGATGGATGGCGGTGCTCGTCGCGACCGGAACGGATGCGACCCGCGCCTACTTCGGCACCGACACCCACGCCTTCGGAATCCTGCTCGGCGTCGGCCTCGCCTTCGTGCTGCACCGTCCCCTCGTGTCGCCGGCGGGGTGGATGCTGCGCCCCGCCGTGCGCCGCGGCCTCGGCCTCGCGGGAGCTCTCGCAGCGGCCGGCGTCGTCGCGGTCGCGATGATCCCGGCGTCGGATTCGCCGGCGACCTTCCCGGGGGTCCTGCTGGCAGCGAGCGCTCTCACCGCGGTCGTGATCGTGGCATCGGTGTGGCCGGGCTCACGGCTCGGACCCGCGCTCGACAGCGCGCCCCTGACGTGGGTGGGTGCGCGGTCGTACGGCCTCTACCTCTGGCACTGGCCGATCCTCGTGGTCCTCCTGGCCGTCATGGGCGGATCGGTCGCCGACGTGCCGCCGTGGGCGGGCCTCTCGGTGCTCGCACTGACCGTCGTGGTGGCGGAGCTCTCGTACCGATTGGTCGAGACGCCGATCCGCCGGCGGGGCTTCCGCGCGAGCATCGCCGGCGTCGGGAGGCGCCTCACCGGCACACCCGTCGCGCGCTTCCGCGCCATCGCTGCCGTCGCCTTCGCCGCCGCGATGCTCGGGGGCACCTCGGCCGCCATCGCCGTCGCACCCGACTCCACCTCGGGCGAGGCAGCCGTCGCCGCCGGCGCCCATGCACTGCGAGACGCCCGGAAGGCCGTCGATCCCACGCCGACCGTGACGTCCCCCGCCGTCCCGGCGCCCGGAGCGGTCCCGGGACCGTCGCCGACCCCCGTCACGGGCGATCAGATCACCGCCGTCGGCGACTCCGTCATGCTCGCCTCGGCGCCCGCACTCCTCGAGCGTTTCCCGGGCATCGAGGTCGATGCCGCCGTCTCGCGTTCGACGTGGGCCGGACCCGGCATCCTGCAGGCGCTGCGGGACTCCGACCGCCTGAAGCCCTTCGTCGTGCTCGCGCTCGGCACCAACGGGCCCGTAGACCGCGGATCCCTGGAGAAGATGGCGCAGATCGCCGGCCCCGAGCGGCACCTCGTGCTCGTCAACGCCTTCGCTCCCCGCGAATGGGTCCCCGGGGTCAACGCCGACCTCTCCGCCTTCGCCGCGGCTCATCCCGGCACCGTCGTCGCAGACTGGTCGAGCGCGATCGCCGCGCGCCAGGATCTCCTGGCCGGCGACCACATCCACCCCGGCGCTGAGGGCGGCCGGATCTTCGCCGACGTCGTCGCGGACGCCGTCGCCCAGGCCGAGGCCGACCGCGCGAAGCGGGTCTTCCGGGCCGACCGCTGGTCGCAGGCGCTGCTGCGACTCACCCTCCCCCGCCCGGCCCTGACCCGCACCGGCGGTGCAGAAGCGGGGCACCAGCGCGGGCGAAACCGGCCACCGGCGCAGACGACGCCGGCCACCGGCGCAGACGAAAAAGGGCGAGACCCGCGGCCCCAGAGGGGCTCGCGGGTCTCGCGGTGCAAGGGTGCCGGGTCATTCTCCCGGCGTCCGAGCGTTCGGGTTACTCGGACTTCTCGGCGGCGGCCTCGTCGACGACGGCGTCGTCAGCGGCGGCCTCGGCGGCAGCGCCCTCCTCGGGCGACTCGGCGCCGGCCTCGGCAGCAGTGTCGTCCGCGGCGATCTCGTCGGCGGCATCCGCCTGCTCGTCGTTCTCGGCGACGGCCTCGGTGGCCTCGTCCTCGGCGGCGTCGGCAGCAGGAGCCGAAGCGGCGGCCGGGGCCGACTTCTTGGCCGACTTGGCCTTCGGGGTCACGGGCTCGAGCACGAGCTCGATGACGGCCATGGGGGCGTTGTCGCCCTTGCGGTTGCCGATCTTGGTGATGCGCGTGTAGCCGCCCTCACGGTCGGCGACGAGCGGCGCGATCTCGGTGAAGAGAACGTGCACGACCTCCTTGTCGCCGATGATCGAGAGCACGCGACGGCGGGCGTGCAGGTCGCCGCGCTTCGCGAACGTGATCAGGCGCTCCGCGAGCGGACGCAGGCGCTTGGCCTTCGTCTCGGTCGTCTGGATCGACTTGTGCGTGAACAGGGCCGCGGCGAGGTTCGCAAGCAGCAGGCGCTCGTGGGCGGGGCCGCCTCCGAGGCGGGGACCCTTCGTGGGCTTGGGCATATCAGTTACTCCAGTGGGGAAAGTCGGTCTGACGGATGCTTGGACCCGGCGTCACCGCCGGGTCAGCGGCATCCGATCAGAGGGTCTCGTCGTCGTAGCCGCCGTAGAAGTGCGCGCCGTCGAACCCGGGGACCGAGTCCTTGAGCGACAGGCCGAGCGACGTGAGCTTGTCACGGACCTCGTCGACCGACTTCTGACCGAAGTTGCGGATGTTCATGAGCTGCGTCTCGGACAGGGCGACGAGCTCCGACACCGTGTTGATGCCCTCGCGCTTGAGGCAGTTGTACGAGCGGACCGACAGGTCGAGGTCCTCGATCGGCATCGACAGCTCGTTCGAGAGGACGGTCTCGACCGGCGCGGGGCCGATCTCGATGCCCTCGGCCTCGACGTTGAGCTCGCGGGCCAGGCCGAAGAGCTCGGTCAGGGTGCGACCGGCCGACGCGACGGCGTCGCGGGGTGCGATCGAGGGCTTGCTCTCGACGTCCAGGACGAGCTTGTCGAAGTCGGTGCGCTCACCCGCACGCGTCGCGTCGACGCGGTACGAGACCTTGAGCACGGGCGAGTAGATCGAGTCGACCGGGATCTGGCCGGCCTCGGCGTACTCGTTGCGGTTCTGCGTCGCCGAGACGTAGCCGCGGCCGCGCTCGATCGTGAGCTCGAGCTCGAACTTCGCGGTGTCGTTCAGGGTCGCGATGACGAGCTCGGGGTTGTGCACCTCGACGCCCGCGGGAGCGGAGATGTCGGCAGCGGTGACCTCACCGGCGCCCGTCTTGCGGAGGTACGCCGTGATGGGCTCGTCGCGCTCGCTCGAGACCACGAGCTGCTTGATGTTGAGGATGATCTCGGTGACATCCTCCTTGACACCCGGAATGGTGCTGAACTCGTGGAGGACGCCGTCGATGCGGATCGACGTCACGGCCGCGCCGGGGATCGACGAGAGGAGGCTGCGACGCAGCGCGTTGCCGATCGTGTAGCCGAAGCCGGGCTCCAGCGGCTCGATGATGAAACGGCTGCGGAACTCCCCGATCTTCTCCTCGGTCAGGGTGGGACGCTGTGCGATGAGCACTATGTGTTCCTTTCGATCACGTGCCCGCTATATGACACGTGCGGTGAGTGAGGTGTTGAGTTTTTCTCAGGGGATGCCTCGGGCCGAGGCATCCGGAAACGTGCGGTAGCCCTTCGACAGGCTCAGGGACCGGTCCCTGAGCCTGTCGAAGGGCCGGAAGATCAGACGCGGCGGCGCTTCGGGGGACGGCAGCCGTTGTGGGCCTGCGGCGTGACGTCCTGAATCGAGCCGACCTCGAGGCCGGCGGCCTGCAGCGAGCGGATCGCCGTCTCGCGACCCGAGCCCGGGCCCTTCACGAAGACGTCGACCTTCTTGACGCCGTGCTCCTGCGCCTGGCGGGCAGCGGACTCCGCGGCCATGCCGGCGGCGTACGGCGTGGACTTGCGCGAGCCCTTGAAGCCCACGCCACCCGACGAGGCCCAGCTGATGACAGCGCCCGACGGGTCGGTGATCGAGACGATCGTGTTGTTGAACGTCGACTTGATGTGGGCCTGGCCCAGCGCGATGTTCTTCTTCTCCTTGCGGCGCGGCTTGCGCGCGGCGGTCTTGGCCTGTGCCATTGCTCTGCTCTCCTAAACCCTGGGGGCCGCGCCTTAGCGCGCCTTCTTCTTGCCGGCGACCGTGCGCTTCGGGCCCTTGCGGGTGCGCGCGTTGGTCTTCGTGCGCTGCCCGCGCACGGGGAGGCCGCGGCGGTGGCGCAGGCCCTCGTAGGAGCCGATCTCGACCTTGCGGCGGATGTCGGCGGCGACCTCGCGGCGAAGGTCACCCTCCACCTTGTAGGTGCCCTCGATGTAGTCGCGGAGCGCGACGAGCTGGTCGTCGCTGAGGTCCTTGACGCGGATGTTCTCGTCGATCTCCGTCGCGGTGAGGATCTCGTTCGAGCGGGTACGGCCGATGCCGTAGATGTAGGTCAGGGCGATGACCACGCGCTTGTCACGCGGGATGTCGACGCCGGCGAGACGTGCCATGCGGCTCTCCTAGGAGTAGGTGGAGGTATGGAGCAGGATCGGTGCCCGGGCCTCCGCCCCGAGGTGTCCCCCCGCCTTCGGTCCCCGAGCTCGTCGAGGGGTCGATGGCGAGGATCTGATCCTGCCGTTGTGTGTATGGAGTTGTGAGTTGTGAGTCGACGGGCCGAGCGAACCGCTGA
This genomic interval from Microbacterium sp. 4R-513 contains the following:
- the rplQ gene encoding 50S ribosomal protein L17, whose product is MPKPTKGPRLGGGPAHERLLLANLAAALFTHKSIQTTETKAKRLRPLAERLITFAKRGDLHARRRVLSIIGDKEVVHVLFTEIAPLVADREGGYTRITKIGNRKGDNAPMAVIELVLEPVTPKAKSAKKSAPAAASAPAADAAEDEATEAVAENDEQADAADEIAADDTAAEAGAESPEEGAAAEAAADDAVVDEAAAEKSE
- a CDS encoding DNA-directed RNA polymerase subunit alpha, producing the protein MLIAQRPTLTEEKIGEFRSRFIIEPLEPGFGYTIGNALRRSLLSSIPGAAVTSIRIDGVLHEFSTIPGVKEDVTEIILNIKQLVVSSERDEPITAYLRKTGAGEVTAADISAPAGVEVHNPELVIATLNDTAKFELELTIERGRGYVSATQNRNEYAEAGQIPVDSIYSPVLKVSYRVDATRAGERTDFDKLVLDVESKPSIAPRDAVASAGRTLTELFGLARELNVEAEGIEIGPAPVETVLSNELSMPIEDLDLSVRSYNCLKREGINTVSELVALSETQLMNIRNFGQKSVDEVRDKLTSLGLSLKDSVPGFDGAHFYGGYDDETL
- the rpsK gene encoding 30S ribosomal protein S11 — its product is MAQAKTAARKPRRKEKKNIALGQAHIKSTFNNTIVSITDPSGAVISWASSGGVGFKGSRKSTPYAAGMAAESAARQAQEHGVKKVDVFVKGPGSGRETAIRSLQAAGLEVGSIQDVTPQAHNGCRPPKRRRV
- the rpsM gene encoding 30S ribosomal protein S13, whose amino-acid sequence is MARLAGVDIPRDKRVVIALTYIYGIGRTRSNEILTATEIDENIRVKDLSDDQLVALRDYIEGTYKVEGDLRREVAADIRRKVEIGSYEGLRHRRGLPVRGQRTKTNARTRKGPKRTVAGKKKAR